One Streptomyces sp. P9-A2 DNA window includes the following coding sequences:
- a CDS encoding helix-turn-helix domain-containing protein, with protein sequence MAAKLDYQWHLRKIMADRGMFSTTDLIAPLEERGITLSSSQVYRLVVDRPERLSLKILMSLLDILDCTMDDLIEPIATAGVVKKPKKVAAGGAPAAEGVGDLRPKRARIAPVDR encoded by the coding sequence ATGGCCGCCAAGCTCGACTACCAGTGGCACCTGCGCAAGATCATGGCGGACCGCGGGATGTTCTCCACGACCGACCTGATCGCTCCGCTCGAGGAACGCGGCATCACGCTGTCCTCCAGCCAGGTCTACCGGCTCGTCGTGGACCGGCCCGAGCGGCTCAGCTTGAAGATCCTCATGTCCTTGCTGGACATCCTGGACTGCACTATGGACGACCTCATCGAGCCGATCGCAACGGCCGGCGTCGTGAAGAAGCCGAAGAAGGTGGCGGCAGGCGGGGCACCCGCCGCCGAGGGAGTCGGTGACCTGCGGCCCAAGCGGGCCCGGATCGCACCGGTGGACCGTTGA
- a CDS encoding HAMP domain-containing protein produces MRQRVVRVALTAAPVAVVLLAVPLALAIRSSLYADQRDTLERAALSGAVRVSPDYTAGDPVELPAPPAGGHLGLYDTHLRLRAGSGPRTGDAAVREAFGATVVRARSGGDLVVVVPVSHAEQIIGVVRASSPADAVRDRVLAVWAVLAGACVLALTVAVLIARRQARLLAAPLEDLSRHSRAVTAGDLGARAAPSSIAEIDQVARTHNEMLHSLTELL; encoded by the coding sequence ATGAGACAGCGTGTGGTGCGAGTCGCCCTCACCGCCGCCCCGGTCGCCGTGGTCCTCCTGGCCGTCCCGCTGGCCCTGGCCATCAGGTCGTCGTTGTACGCCGACCAGCGCGACACCCTGGAGCGGGCAGCCCTGTCGGGTGCCGTGCGCGTCAGTCCGGACTACACGGCCGGCGACCCGGTGGAACTGCCCGCGCCGCCGGCCGGAGGGCACCTCGGTCTGTACGACACCCACCTGCGCCTCAGGGCGGGCAGCGGCCCGAGGACCGGTGACGCGGCCGTGCGGGAGGCCTTCGGCGCGACGGTGGTGCGCGCTCGCTCGGGCGGTGACCTGGTGGTCGTGGTGCCGGTCTCGCACGCCGAGCAGATCATCGGCGTCGTACGCGCCTCCTCGCCCGCCGATGCCGTACGCGACCGCGTCCTCGCCGTGTGGGCCGTCCTCGCCGGAGCCTGCGTGCTCGCCCTGACCGTGGCCGTCCTGATCGCCCGCCGCCAGGCGCGCCTGCTGGCGGCGCCGTTGGAGGACCTCTCCCGCCACAGCCGGGCCGTCACCGCCGGCGATCTCGGCGCACGCGCCGCGCCCAGCAGCATCGCCGAGATCGACCAGGTGGCCCGCACCCACAACGAGATGCTGCACAGCCTGACCGAACTCCTGTGA
- a CDS encoding tyrosine-type recombinase/integrase: protein MVQERKVALAGAAHLELVSGVIQLRPEDAMVDAMLRGWRAQQMSRGLKEGTIAGRERLIRRFHEFTNEYPWSWLPGHMDEWSASLTGEKHLAPSTIRSYQGDVRQFTEFLVDGRYGWGPACEDAFGTHPVAICHEWNTIAHLNDYEGDPEARPFTRAELQRFLDYADDQVERAVKSKRKGALAAYRDATLFKVVYGWGLRRTETSKLDVVDFGRNAKARQFGRYGTLNVRYGKAKKGQPPRRRNVLSVMDWAVDAVQDYVENVRPRFGCEDHPALWVTERGGRVKPSEINARFVAYRDALKLPKELVPHSIRHSYVTHLTEDGVDRRFIQQQVGHECDSSTAIYTHVSDDFMNTALSKALAPAFAGT, encoded by the coding sequence GTGGTGCAAGAGCGGAAGGTGGCCCTGGCCGGGGCGGCTCATCTGGAGCTTGTCTCCGGGGTGATCCAGCTGCGTCCGGAGGACGCGATGGTCGATGCGATGCTGCGGGGCTGGCGGGCTCAGCAGATGTCCCGGGGTTTGAAGGAAGGCACGATCGCCGGGCGGGAACGGCTGATCCGGCGCTTCCATGAATTCACCAACGAGTACCCGTGGTCGTGGCTGCCGGGCCACATGGACGAGTGGTCAGCCTCGCTGACGGGCGAGAAGCACCTGGCACCGTCCACGATCCGCAGCTACCAAGGCGACGTTCGGCAGTTCACAGAGTTCCTCGTCGACGGCCGCTACGGCTGGGGGCCGGCCTGCGAGGACGCCTTCGGCACCCACCCCGTGGCGATCTGCCACGAGTGGAACACCATCGCCCATCTCAACGACTACGAGGGCGACCCGGAGGCCAGGCCGTTCACCCGGGCAGAACTACAGCGGTTCCTCGACTACGCCGACGATCAGGTCGAACGCGCCGTGAAGTCCAAGCGCAAGGGCGCCCTTGCCGCATACCGCGACGCCACACTGTTCAAGGTCGTCTACGGGTGGGGTCTGCGTCGGACGGAGACTTCGAAGCTGGATGTCGTTGACTTCGGCCGCAACGCGAAGGCGCGACAGTTCGGCCGGTACGGCACGCTCAACGTCCGCTACGGCAAGGCGAAGAAGGGCCAGCCGCCGCGGCGCCGGAACGTGCTGTCGGTGATGGACTGGGCGGTGGACGCGGTCCAGGACTATGTGGAGAACGTCCGGCCGCGGTTCGGCTGCGAGGACCACCCGGCGTTGTGGGTCACTGAGCGGGGAGGGCGGGTCAAGCCCTCCGAGATCAACGCCCGGTTTGTGGCCTACCGCGACGCGTTGAAGCTCCCGAAGGAGCTCGTCCCCCACTCAATTCGCCATTCGTACGTCACGCATCTGACCGAGGACGGGGTTGACCGTCGGTTCATCCAGCAGCAAGTCGGCCACGAGTGCGACAGCTCCACCGCCATCTACACCCACGTCAGCGACGACTTCATGAACACTGCCCTGAGCAAGGCACTTGCCCCGGCGTTCGCCGGGACGTGA
- a CDS encoding site-specific integrase, translating to MTHTRTTTTVTLRYHRLRDRAVDRTDPISPSKTDRERVIPMSAELFHVIASVIRRHTRDGSPVPILRRFDPHDKVWSPPMPFLFQRKIGSTRSVISPVTVLNMLARRCTDLAERHPAFRSVKFTPHDFRRIFTTELVNSGLPIHIGATLLGHLNIQTTRGYVKARELHQTGEKSQVASSGRGPDGLQRYYEVAS from the coding sequence ATCACGCACACCAGAACAACGACGACCGTCACCCTTCGTTACCACCGATTACGGGACAGAGCCGTTGACCGTACAGACCCCATCAGCCCGTCCAAGACCGACCGCGAGCGCGTCATCCCGATGTCCGCCGAGCTGTTCCACGTCATCGCGTCCGTCATCCGACGCCACACTCGCGACGGCAGCCCGGTCCCGATCCTGCGGCGCTTCGACCCGCACGACAAGGTCTGGAGCCCGCCGATGCCGTTCCTGTTCCAGCGCAAGATCGGCTCCACCCGCAGCGTGATCAGTCCCGTGACCGTCCTCAACATGCTCGCACGACGCTGCACGGACCTCGCTGAACGTCATCCCGCGTTCCGCTCGGTCAAGTTCACCCCGCACGACTTCCGCCGCATCTTCACCACCGAGCTCGTCAACAGCGGACTGCCCATCCACATCGGCGCCACGCTGCTCGGCCACCTCAACATCCAGACCACCCGCGGCTACGTCAAGGCTCGGGAATTGCATCAGACGGGCGAGAAGTCGCAGGTCGCCAGCTCGGGGCGAGGGCCTGATGGACTCCAACGCTACTACGAAGTGGCCTCCTGA
- a CDS encoding site-specific integrase, protein MNGYAEEVLADPVGMVVRLVGNVERHLDADRVREIVCTVMRERAGRRRLAQALHNDPSLLRTGRPPAPFCVARLLMALREAGAQDIALPRCGECGRGRPYVGSRTGGRWGCSPCFDKPAVCAGCRQQRRVVSRDRNGDPRCAKCPDTNGDPLAELTRLVTAVDPLLTANTVRSALERATVRTAGRRRLAWAVIAQPDLLTGAGYDAPTPAVLRFISELVQAGATTVVNPACFRCQEVKALSKLLDGKRVCRNCFARNSAVPCIRCGAIREPAARDAEGHPLCPNCLVSDPVNLEECCGCGRRQKVAVRLPDGPRCANCRPRTATQCGICGRTAACEISRVTDEPWCNRCQLRWTPCSSCGTVDHVRGGSWDAPLCAKCTNPDPDFWGRCPVCRTTWQLSTRPCQRCTLDQLVRDLLGGNTGTVRQDLVPLYEALSGAERPTSTMFWLSGSKVSILLQQIGRDERPVTHETLDELPASKVLAHLRSVMVATGALPARDERLVALEGWITAAVHARADPTERRILHGYASWHHLRRLRRRLGNEHTTHLQALNVRCHVTAAANFLDWLAGNGLTLSDCTQPDLERWTSDADASYRDETGHFVRWSVQHHHARGLTYGTTRWTGPLSTIDSEKRWSDARRLLHDDALPTPDRVAGLLLVLYAQKIATISQLTVDDVHLDNDTVAITFGTSPVVLPEPLAALVRELVATRRGKAKIGTPEDVPWLFPGGRPGHPLGDDRIGQRLHKIGIRPRQDRSTALFTLAAELPAAILARVLGVHIQVAVQWQKASAGDWASYAADVSRRVPENQ, encoded by the coding sequence TTGAACGGGTACGCGGAGGAGGTTCTGGCCGATCCGGTCGGCATGGTCGTGCGGCTGGTCGGAAACGTCGAGCGGCACCTGGACGCCGACCGCGTTCGCGAGATCGTCTGCACGGTGATGCGTGAACGAGCCGGTCGTCGGCGCCTCGCCCAGGCCCTGCATAACGATCCGTCGCTGCTGCGGACCGGACGGCCTCCGGCACCGTTCTGCGTCGCGCGGTTGCTGATGGCTCTTCGCGAAGCCGGCGCCCAGGACATCGCGCTTCCCCGCTGCGGTGAGTGCGGCCGCGGACGCCCCTACGTGGGCAGCCGCACCGGCGGCAGGTGGGGATGCTCGCCCTGCTTCGACAAGCCAGCCGTCTGCGCGGGCTGCCGCCAGCAGCGGCGCGTCGTCAGCCGGGACCGCAACGGCGACCCTCGTTGCGCGAAATGCCCGGACACAAACGGCGATCCACTCGCCGAACTCACCAGACTCGTCACCGCCGTCGATCCCCTGCTGACCGCCAACACTGTTCGATCAGCCCTCGAACGCGCCACCGTCCGAACGGCTGGCCGGCGACGTCTGGCCTGGGCGGTCATCGCCCAGCCCGACCTGCTGACCGGCGCCGGCTACGACGCCCCGACCCCCGCCGTCCTGCGGTTCATCAGCGAACTCGTCCAAGCCGGGGCCACGACGGTGGTCAACCCGGCCTGCTTCCGCTGCCAGGAGGTCAAGGCACTGTCGAAGCTGCTGGACGGCAAACGGGTCTGCCGCAACTGCTTCGCCCGCAACTCGGCCGTGCCCTGCATCCGCTGCGGAGCCATCCGCGAGCCCGCCGCCCGGGATGCCGAAGGGCACCCGCTCTGCCCCAACTGCCTCGTCAGCGACCCCGTCAACCTGGAGGAATGCTGCGGCTGCGGGCGCCGCCAGAAAGTCGCCGTCCGCCTTCCCGACGGACCCCGTTGCGCCAACTGCCGGCCCAGGACCGCCACCCAGTGCGGCATCTGCGGACGGACAGCGGCCTGTGAGATTTCCCGGGTCACGGACGAACCCTGGTGCAACCGGTGCCAGCTGCGGTGGACACCATGCAGCAGCTGCGGCACCGTCGACCACGTCCGCGGCGGCAGCTGGGACGCGCCTTTGTGCGCGAAGTGCACCAACCCGGATCCGGACTTCTGGGGCCGCTGCCCGGTCTGCCGCACCACATGGCAGCTCAGCACCCGCCCCTGCCAGCGATGCACGCTCGACCAGTTGGTACGCGACCTCCTTGGCGGCAACACCGGCACAGTCCGGCAGGACCTCGTCCCCCTCTACGAGGCACTGTCCGGAGCCGAACGCCCCACCAGCACCATGTTCTGGCTATCGGGCTCGAAGGTCAGCATCCTGCTCCAGCAGATCGGCCGCGACGAACGCCCCGTCACGCACGAAACGCTCGACGAGCTGCCCGCGAGCAAGGTTCTCGCGCATCTCCGCAGCGTCATGGTCGCCACCGGAGCACTGCCGGCCCGCGACGAACGCCTTGTCGCGCTGGAGGGCTGGATCACCGCGGCAGTTCATGCCCGCGCCGATCCCACCGAACGCCGGATCCTGCACGGATACGCAAGCTGGCATCACCTGCGGCGACTCCGACGACGCCTCGGCAATGAACACACCACCCATCTCCAAGCCCTGAACGTCCGCTGCCACGTCACCGCAGCGGCCAACTTCCTCGACTGGCTGGCCGGCAACGGCCTGACGCTCAGCGACTGCACCCAGCCTGACCTGGAGCGATGGACCTCAGACGCCGATGCCAGCTACCGGGACGAGACCGGCCACTTCGTCCGCTGGTCGGTACAGCACCACCACGCCCGCGGCCTCACCTACGGCACCACCCGCTGGACGGGCCCCCTCAGCACCATCGACAGCGAGAAACGCTGGTCAGATGCCCGACGGCTCCTCCACGACGACGCCCTGCCCACCCCGGACCGCGTCGCCGGACTGCTGCTGGTCCTCTACGCGCAGAAGATCGCCACGATCAGCCAGCTCACTGTCGACGACGTCCACCTCGACAACGACACCGTCGCGATCACGTTCGGCACCTCGCCAGTCGTCCTACCCGAGCCGCTGGCCGCACTCGTCCGCGAGCTCGTCGCGACCCGCCGAGGCAAAGCCAAGATCGGAACCCCCGAGGACGTCCCCTGGCTGTTTCCCGGCGGCCGCCCAGGACACCCCCTCGGCGATGACCGGATCGGCCAGCGTCTCCACAAGATCGGGATCCGGCCCCGGCAGGACCGCTCCACCGCACTGTTCACCCTCGCCGCCGAACTGCCCGCCGCCATCCTCGCCCGGGTACTCGGCGTCCACATCCAAGTCGCCGTCCAATGGCAGAAGGCATCAGCCGGCGACTGGGCCTCTTACGCCGCCGATGTCAGCCGCCGTGTCCCGGAGAACCAATGA
- a CDS encoding ABC transporter ATP-binding protein → MSYLAPVSALAPTTTDASALITVTGLEISLPDGPVLLPATTAQIHAGQVTALMGSSGCGKTTLLRALVGHLPQAAAVSAGTLRVLGHAPHQLAPDELRRLRRTSIAYVGQDPGSALNPRMTVRRLVTELATDSGEENVAALLAECRLPTDAGIAERRPTALSGGQQRRVALARALARTPKVLLLDEPTAGLDATLRDEIAHLLRHLAASRNLAVVVATHDPDLAAACADHTIYLTSKTTPTLRTAPGTLPDSGAPGASADDGIAAKSIDAYFRDGRRRRPVLTGAAFTAAPGSATAIVGPSGSGKTTLLRVLAGLHPTHTGQLTLDGRPLAAGVRRRTREQQRRIQLVPQNPLAALNPRHTIGQQLARPLRLHADLPKNARPDRVAELLTQVGLTTDHADRYPSELSGGQRQRVSIARALAADPDILLCDEITSALDGDTATGIMDLLTCLRTEHHMTLIVVSHEHHLVARYTDTVRLLDSGRITGIGPTARLLTA, encoded by the coding sequence ATGAGCTACCTCGCCCCCGTTTCCGCCCTCGCCCCCACGACCACGGACGCCTCCGCGCTCATCACCGTCACCGGCCTGGAGATATCCCTTCCCGACGGCCCCGTGCTCCTGCCCGCCACCACCGCCCAGATACACGCCGGGCAGGTCACTGCCCTCATGGGCTCATCCGGCTGCGGCAAGACCACCCTCCTGCGCGCCCTTGTCGGCCATCTTCCCCAGGCCGCCGCCGTCTCCGCAGGGACGCTTCGCGTCCTCGGCCACGCCCCGCACCAGCTCGCCCCCGACGAACTGCGTCGGTTGCGGCGCACATCCATTGCCTATGTCGGTCAGGACCCGGGCTCCGCCCTCAACCCCCGCATGACCGTGCGGCGCCTGGTCACCGAACTCGCCACCGACTCCGGCGAGGAAAACGTCGCCGCGCTGCTGGCCGAATGCCGTCTGCCCACCGACGCCGGCATCGCCGAACGCAGGCCCACCGCCCTGTCCGGCGGCCAGCAACGCCGCGTCGCCCTCGCACGCGCCCTCGCTCGCACCCCGAAGGTCCTCCTGCTGGACGAGCCGACCGCCGGACTCGACGCCACTTTGCGTGACGAGATCGCTCATCTGTTGCGCCACCTCGCCGCCAGCCGGAACCTCGCCGTGGTCGTCGCCACCCACGACCCCGACCTCGCCGCCGCTTGCGCGGACCACACCATTTACCTCACCTCCAAGACCACTCCCACACTCCGCACCGCCCCCGGCACTCTGCCCGACTCCGGCGCGCCCGGTGCTTCGGCCGATGACGGCATCGCGGCCAAGTCGATCGACGCCTACTTCCGCGACGGCCGCCGGCGTCGCCCCGTATTGACCGGTGCCGCGTTCACCGCGGCGCCCGGCTCGGCCACCGCCATCGTCGGCCCCTCCGGGTCCGGTAAGACCACCCTGCTGCGTGTCCTGGCCGGGCTCCACCCCACCCACACCGGGCAGCTCACCCTCGACGGCCGCCCGCTGGCCGCCGGCGTCCGGCGCCGCACCCGCGAACAGCAGCGCCGCATCCAGCTGGTGCCGCAGAACCCGCTCGCCGCACTCAACCCCCGCCACACCATCGGCCAGCAACTTGCCCGCCCCCTGCGTCTACACGCCGACCTGCCCAAGAACGCGCGCCCCGACCGCGTCGCCGAGCTCCTTACCCAGGTCGGCCTGACCACCGACCACGCCGACCGCTACCCGAGCGAACTGTCCGGCGGCCAGCGCCAGCGCGTCTCCATCGCCCGCGCACTCGCCGCCGACCCCGACATCCTGCTCTGCGACGAGATCACCTCCGCCCTCGACGGCGACACCGCCACCGGCATCATGGACCTCCTCACCTGCCTGCGCACCGAACACCACATGACCCTCATCGTGGTCTCTCACGAACACCACCTCGTCGCCCGCTACACCGACACCGTCCGCCTCCTCGACTCCGGCCGCATCACTGGCATCGGTCCCACCGCGAGGCTCCTGACCGCATAG
- a CDS encoding sensor histidine kinase produces the protein MEEVLRLSRSRGLPGPAPVDTELSRLLRETEARWHGLFAGDGRRLECERRDAPDDVRVPGTLVAEILDVLLDNARVHGRGTVRLTVRDLDDALAFDVTDEGEVEGDTTRLFDRGHTGDGAGEGIGLALAHDLAVSLGGRLSLTSRRPAGFTLLVPVGQDEPGRAGGRGRR, from the coding sequence GTGGAGGAGGTGCTGCGGCTGTCCCGTTCCCGCGGCCTGCCGGGCCCCGCCCCCGTGGACACCGAACTCTCGCGTCTGCTGCGGGAGACCGAGGCACGCTGGCACGGGCTGTTCGCCGGCGACGGCAGGCGCCTGGAGTGCGAGAGACGTGACGCGCCGGATGACGTACGCGTACCCGGAACCCTCGTCGCCGAGATCCTCGACGTCCTGCTGGACAACGCGCGCGTCCATGGCCGCGGCACGGTCCGCCTCACCGTCCGGGACCTCGACGACGCCCTCGCCTTCGACGTCACCGACGAGGGAGAAGTGGAAGGCGACACGACCCGGCTCTTCGACCGCGGCCACACCGGCGATGGCGCGGGCGAGGGCATCGGCCTGGCCCTCGCCCACGACCTGGCCGTGTCCCTGGGCGGCAGACTCTCCCTGACCAGCCGCCGCCCGGCCGGCTTCACCCTCCTCGTGCCCGTCGGGCAGGACGAGCCCGGAAGGGCCGGTGGCCGAGGGCGCCGGTAG